In the Muricauda sp. MAR_2010_75 genome, one interval contains:
- a CDS encoding glycosyl hydrolase 115 family protein: MRKLFLGFLLLPLLSIAQLQVSSTRENKQQFPLVSENSTATILYDASDEVLIHRAASFLASDIEKVTGKKPESTTSGTSLNENVVIIGTIGQSEFIDGLIASKKIGVNSIQGQWERFIMQIVKNPYPGVSQALVIAGSDKRGTAYGVFSLSQEIGVSPWHYWADVPAKQREAIYVHKGEYVSKAPSVKYRGIFLNDEAPALRGWAEETFGGFNHQFYEKVFELLLRNKANYLWPAMWQPTAFADDDPENVRLADEYGIVMSTSHHEPMMRAHDEWSRYGEGAWNYETNKENLQEFWREGIERMGDYESVVTLGMRGDGDEAMSEETAVDLLKTIIADQRDIIAAVTGKPAEETPQVWAIYKEVQDYYDKGLRVDDDILVLYCDDNWGNVRILPKKEDLDHKGGYGMYYHFDFVGGPVSYRWLNVTQLERVWEQMNLSYEWGVKDLWIVNVGDLKPMELPISFFLDFAWNTDAIRAKDLPNYYVNWAKAQFGDEHSEEIAEILSLYTKYNARRTPEMLKPDTYSLSNYREAETIVKDYKTLVEKSQTIYNKLPERYKSAFYQLVLSPVELCSNLNEMYIAAGKNALYAQQGRASTNQYAEKVKELFFKDEELTKEFHEELENGKWNHMMAQTHIGYTSWNNPQYNTMPAVSYLQNNPNAALGYVVEHAPRTRWNTAGLFGQTFSTFDSINDQSYYLEIFNQGEKELSYTLTPKDDWVELSSASGEVKFEEKVFVSIDWEKAPQGNASSEIIISGAGREYMVNVPIRNDIPQAVGFVENNGVISINAAHFFEKKDTKDIHWAVVPNLGRTDSSIMVEPANAEPQSPKSAPSVTYAFTVFNETEIAVETYLSPTLNYKKNEGLKYAIAIDDEAPQIVNMHEGETQPDWEYPDWWNNSVTDHIKKKRTEHTSLKPGKHTLKIWMVDPGVVFQKFVIDLGGLRPSYLGPPESFKVD; this comes from the coding sequence ATGAGAAAATTATTCTTGGGGTTTCTGCTATTGCCCCTTTTGTCCATTGCACAGCTGCAGGTCAGCAGCACTAGGGAAAACAAGCAGCAATTTCCTTTGGTAAGTGAAAATTCAACGGCAACTATTTTGTATGATGCTTCAGATGAAGTATTGATTCATAGAGCGGCATCATTTCTTGCCAGCGATATTGAAAAAGTAACCGGAAAAAAACCTGAATCTACAACTTCAGGTACATCTCTTAATGAAAACGTGGTCATTATAGGAACTATTGGTCAAAGTGAGTTTATTGACGGGCTAATTGCATCTAAAAAGATTGGAGTGAATTCTATCCAAGGGCAATGGGAACGATTTATAATGCAGATTGTTAAGAATCCCTACCCTGGGGTATCCCAGGCCTTGGTCATTGCCGGAAGCGATAAACGTGGAACAGCTTACGGTGTATTTTCACTTTCCCAAGAAATTGGGGTCTCTCCGTGGCATTATTGGGCCGATGTCCCAGCCAAACAACGGGAGGCCATTTATGTGCATAAAGGAGAATATGTTTCCAAGGCACCATCAGTGAAATATCGTGGTATTTTCCTGAATGATGAGGCCCCTGCATTACGGGGCTGGGCGGAAGAAACTTTTGGAGGTTTCAACCATCAATTTTATGAAAAGGTGTTTGAACTTTTATTGCGGAACAAGGCCAATTATTTGTGGCCAGCCATGTGGCAACCGACTGCCTTCGCTGACGATGACCCTGAGAATGTACGCTTGGCAGACGAATACGGCATTGTAATGTCCACAAGTCACCATGAACCTATGATGCGTGCCCATGATGAATGGAGTCGCTATGGAGAAGGTGCATGGAACTACGAGACCAACAAAGAAAATTTACAGGAATTTTGGCGTGAGGGTATTGAGCGAATGGGCGATTATGAAAGTGTGGTTACCCTGGGTATGCGGGGTGATGGCGATGAGGCCATGTCCGAAGAAACGGCTGTGGACTTGCTCAAAACCATTATTGCCGACCAGCGTGACATCATCGCAGCGGTAACCGGAAAACCCGCCGAAGAAACCCCACAGGTCTGGGCCATTTACAAAGAGGTTCAGGATTATTATGACAAAGGCTTACGGGTAGATGATGATATTTTAGTGCTGTATTGCGATGACAATTGGGGCAACGTCCGCATTCTTCCGAAGAAAGAGGATTTGGACCACAAAGGTGGGTATGGAATGTATTATCATTTTGATTTCGTTGGAGGTCCTGTATCCTACCGATGGCTCAATGTAACCCAGTTGGAACGGGTTTGGGAGCAGATGAACTTGTCCTACGAATGGGGTGTTAAAGATCTATGGATCGTAAATGTGGGGGATTTAAAGCCCATGGAGCTTCCCATCAGTTTTTTCTTGGATTTTGCCTGGAATACCGATGCCATTCGGGCTAAAGACCTTCCCAACTATTACGTAAACTGGGCCAAAGCGCAATTTGGTGATGAACATTCCGAAGAAATTGCTGAAATTTTATCCCTCTACACCAAATACAATGCCCGCCGAACCCCTGAGATGCTAAAACCTGACACGTACAGTCTTTCCAATTATCGCGAAGCGGAAACCATTGTCAAGGATTATAAAACTCTGGTAGAGAAAAGTCAGACCATTTATAATAAGCTACCTGAGCGATATAAATCAGCATTTTACCAATTGGTGCTCTCTCCTGTGGAATTGTGCAGCAACTTGAACGAAATGTATATAGCTGCCGGAAAGAATGCTTTGTATGCACAACAAGGAAGGGCATCCACAAACCAATATGCCGAAAAAGTAAAAGAACTGTTTTTCAAAGATGAAGAACTAACCAAAGAATTTCATGAGGAGCTCGAAAATGGAAAATGGAACCACATGATGGCCCAGACCCATATTGGATATACCAGTTGGAATAACCCGCAATACAATACAATGCCTGCGGTGTCCTACCTTCAGAATAATCCCAATGCTGCGCTGGGGTATGTGGTGGAACACGCACCTCGAACGCGTTGGAACACCGCTGGATTGTTTGGTCAAACCTTTTCTACTTTCGACTCGATAAATGACCAAAGCTACTATTTGGAAATCTTCAATCAAGGAGAAAAAGAATTGAGCTATACCCTTACCCCAAAAGATGATTGGGTGGAACTATCTTCCGCTTCGGGTGAGGTTAAGTTTGAGGAAAAGGTGTTTGTCAGCATAGATTGGGAAAAAGCACCCCAAGGAAATGCATCCAGCGAGATTATCATCTCTGGAGCAGGAAGGGAATATATGGTTAATGTACCTATCCGAAATGATATACCGCAAGCCGTTGGCTTTGTGGAAAATAATGGAGTCATTTCCATTAACGCCGCACATTTCTTCGAAAAGAAAGACACTAAAGACATTCATTGGGCGGTTGTGCCCAATTTGGGCAGGACTGATTCATCAATCATGGTGGAGCCAGCCAATGCTGAACCACAATCCCCTAAAAGTGCACCTTCCGTGACCTATGCTTTTACCGTTTTTAATGAAACAGAAATCGCGGTGGAGACCTACCTCTCCCCTACGCTGAACTATAAGAAAAATGAAGGACTCAAATATGCCATCGCCATTGATGATGAAGCACCACAGATAGTGAACATGCACGAGGGCGAGACCCAACCCGATTGGGAATACCCGGACTGGTGGAACAATTCCGTTACAGATCATATCAAGAAAAAGCGCACGGAACATACGTCTTTAAAACCGGGAAAGCATACCCTAAAAATCTGGATGGTGGACCCAGGGGTTGTTTTTCAAAAGTTTGTGATTGATCTTGGTGGATTACGGCCCAGCTATTTGGGGCCACCTGAAAGTTTTAAGGTAGATTAA
- a CDS encoding SatD family protein, with product MADIISSRQINKKDDFMRQFKVLTNLANQEFKNHIISPLTITLGDEFQGVVDSSETLFKLLFFLDESIIATKYSFELRYSMVYGEIETEINKKIAYEMYGSGLTKAREALKNVKLSGDNYFISLNQKTDNQLSLCMKLYQSIKSEWKLSEFEIVSAFLNNNDYKDLKRMGLYKTRSGAWKKGKSLRINEYNIIKQLIFNIIDNE from the coding sequence ATGGCAGATATTATCTCAAGTCGTCAAATTAACAAAAAAGATGACTTTATGAGGCAATTTAAAGTGCTTACCAATTTAGCTAACCAAGAGTTTAAAAACCACATCATTTCACCATTAACTATTACGCTTGGCGATGAATTTCAAGGTGTTGTTGATAGTAGCGAAACTCTTTTCAAGCTTTTATTTTTTTTAGATGAAAGTATTATAGCCACTAAATATTCTTTTGAGCTCCGGTATTCTATGGTTTATGGGGAAATAGAAACAGAAATCAACAAAAAAATCGCATATGAAATGTATGGCTCTGGACTTACCAAAGCTCGAGAGGCCTTAAAAAATGTAAAACTTTCCGGGGACAACTATTTTATCAGTTTAAACCAGAAAACAGATAATCAACTAAGTTTATGTATGAAATTGTACCAGTCAATAAAATCAGAATGGAAATTGTCTGAATTTGAAATTGTATCGGCCTTCTTAAATAACAATGATTATAAAGATTTAAAAAGGATGGGGCTTTATAAAACAAGATCAGGGGCATGGAAAAAAGGGAAATCACTGCGCATAAATGAATACAACATTATAAAACAACTAATTTTCAATATCATAGATAATGAATGA
- a CDS encoding metallophosphoesterase, whose translation MKTSLTLLVLCISTLIFAQSKGITGVVFEDANGNGIKESKEKGIAGVVVSDQLHVAVTDTNGAYSLKSTSGFPYVLVSQPTGFSGKFYYPKAEKVNFPLSKTKDQNNFRFIHASDTHVDSLNLPRMARFREMVDSIGVDFVIVTGDLIRDALRVNEETASNYYKMYLQEIKKLKVPVYSSVGNHELFGIERDKSLVSSEHPLYGKGMYRHFLGPDYYSFNYGGIHFVAVDGVDYQNLYYFGGVDSIQLQWLENDLKHLPDETPVVTFNHIPFVSPGFSFQEYDNHIFYGPQLLEQDGKLEHRHIVYNFEDVKKRIGNHPYPLALSGHYHSAQEGQIMGDETRFVQTSAITRPDEFEYNGFKMKSGFTVYEVKEGQIVSSIFTPLDFKSP comes from the coding sequence ATGAAAACTTCGTTAACTCTTTTGGTGCTTTGTATTTCTACTCTAATTTTTGCCCAAAGCAAGGGCATCACAGGTGTGGTTTTTGAGGACGCCAATGGCAATGGCATCAAAGAATCCAAAGAAAAAGGAATTGCGGGTGTTGTGGTTTCTGATCAATTGCATGTGGCGGTAACGGATACAAATGGGGCCTATTCATTAAAATCAACATCTGGTTTTCCATATGTTCTTGTTTCACAGCCCACTGGATTTTCAGGGAAGTTTTATTATCCCAAGGCTGAAAAAGTCAATTTTCCACTATCAAAAACCAAAGATCAGAACAATTTCAGATTCATTCATGCTTCCGATACCCATGTGGACTCCCTTAACCTTCCACGAATGGCTCGATTCAGAGAAATGGTGGATTCCATTGGCGTGGATTTTGTGATTGTGACCGGGGATTTGATTCGTGATGCATTGCGAGTGAATGAAGAAACAGCCAGCAATTACTACAAAATGTACCTTCAGGAGATCAAGAAATTAAAGGTTCCGGTGTACAGTTCGGTAGGGAATCATGAACTTTTTGGGATTGAACGGGATAAATCTTTGGTAAGCTCGGAACATCCATTGTACGGTAAAGGGATGTATCGACACTTTTTGGGTCCAGATTATTATTCCTTTAATTACGGGGGTATCCATTTTGTGGCAGTAGATGGGGTTGATTATCAAAACCTCTATTATTTTGGAGGTGTGGATTCCATTCAGTTGCAATGGCTGGAAAATGATTTAAAGCACCTTCCTGACGAGACTCCCGTTGTGACGTTCAATCACATTCCCTTTGTTTCTCCGGGATTTTCATTTCAAGAGTATGACAACCACATTTTCTATGGGCCTCAATTGTTGGAACAAGATGGAAAATTGGAACATCGCCATATCGTGTACAACTTTGAAGACGTAAAAAAGCGTATCGGTAACCACCCCTATCCCTTAGCCCTGTCTGGGCATTACCATTCCGCACAAGAAGGGCAAATTATGGGTGACGAAACTAGATTTGTGCAAACATCCGCCATTACACGCCCAGATGAATTTGAATACAATGGATTTAAAATGAAATCTGGTTTTACGGTTTATGAGGTAAAGGAAGGGCAGATAGTTTCCAGCATATTCACACCATTGGATTTTAAATCACCCTAG
- a CDS encoding DUF3500 domain-containing protein: MRYVFLCVLALTLSCKEGRDTETVQQRPTEDATLDPVKEHFLKMEQNALKETYKGIFSEHQGYSDLFPIKATNVSTQPIVDAAKGFLEKLTAAQLKSTTFSIDNEEWRKWSNVDNGIYDRQGISLKAMNAEQKEAAFHLMQTSLSAKGLQLSRDIMKTDQTLRELNNDLADYDEELYFFTIMGQPSQTEPWGWQLDGHHLVINYFVLGDQIVMSPVFMGAEPVLTTSGKYEGNTLFQDEQNLGLSFMLSLADDEQQMAEISNIKKGNNIAAEANKDNLTLNYEGLNVGRLSESKKEKLLELIFQYISNIREGHQQIKMEEILEYWDETWFAWVGETNEDAVFYYRIHSPVVLIEFDHQIAVGVPNSDHKNPTRNHIHTIVRTPNGNDYGKDLLKQHIEKHHQK, translated from the coding sequence ATGAGATATGTATTCCTATGTGTTCTTGCACTAACGTTGAGTTGTAAGGAAGGGCGAGATACCGAAACAGTTCAGCAAAGACCAACTGAAGATGCAACACTTGATCCGGTAAAGGAACACTTCTTAAAAATGGAGCAAAATGCACTCAAGGAAACCTATAAAGGCATCTTTAGTGAGCATCAGGGGTATAGCGACCTTTTTCCCATTAAGGCCACGAACGTGTCCACCCAGCCCATTGTTGATGCAGCAAAAGGTTTTTTGGAAAAATTAACCGCAGCGCAATTAAAATCAACAACCTTTTCCATTGATAATGAAGAGTGGCGTAAATGGTCCAATGTTGACAATGGTATTTATGATCGACAGGGCATCAGTTTAAAGGCAATGAATGCCGAGCAGAAGGAGGCGGCTTTTCATTTAATGCAAACTTCCCTGAGTGCAAAGGGACTCCAACTCAGTAGAGATATCATGAAAACGGACCAGACTTTAAGGGAGCTTAACAATGATTTGGCTGATTACGATGAGGAACTCTATTTTTTTACCATTATGGGGCAACCGTCCCAAACCGAACCTTGGGGCTGGCAATTGGATGGTCATCATTTGGTCATCAATTATTTTGTGCTGGGGGATCAAATAGTGATGTCACCTGTTTTTATGGGAGCTGAGCCAGTACTAACAACTTCAGGGAAATATGAGGGTAACACATTGTTTCAAGATGAGCAGAATTTGGGTTTATCATTTATGCTGTCTCTAGCTGATGATGAACAACAAATGGCCGAGATATCAAACATCAAAAAAGGAAACAACATTGCGGCAGAAGCAAACAAGGACAATCTTACCCTAAATTACGAAGGGCTAAATGTTGGCCGATTGTCAGAATCAAAAAAAGAAAAATTACTTGAACTGATCTTTCAATACATCTCCAACATAAGGGAGGGCCATCAGCAGATTAAAATGGAGGAAATACTGGAATACTGGGATGAAACTTGGTTTGCATGGGTTGGAGAAACAAATGAGGATGCGGTATTTTATTATCGAATTCACAGCCCAGTGGTTTTGATTGAATTTGATCACCAGATAGCCGTTGGTGTGCCCAATTCCGATCATAAGAATCCCACAAGAAACCATATCCATACCATAGTTAGGACCCCAAATGGAAATGATTATGGGAAGGATTTGTTGAAACAGCATATAGAGAAACATCATCAGAAATAG
- a CDS encoding cupin domain-containing protein has product MNRKKFIKTAGIGFGVSIMPGMVFGNTQIEDKNNNLDQYSKIIKDNEGEVLNVIGDIQTHKLTGSDTNDQITEWVDNVEPGVGIPPHIHTNEDEIFRVIKGQVEIMVNGKTVVLEAGDTAFAPKNLPHSWKVVGTEKAKMITSAFPSGIEKMFEELAELPPGPPNFEKVSKICGNHGISFVK; this is encoded by the coding sequence ATGAATAGAAAAAAGTTTATTAAAACAGCGGGCATTGGATTTGGAGTTTCCATTATGCCAGGTATGGTCTTTGGAAATACCCAAATTGAAGACAAGAACAACAATCTTGACCAATACTCAAAGATTATTAAAGACAACGAAGGGGAAGTGTTAAATGTCATTGGCGACATTCAAACGCACAAATTAACAGGAAGTGATACCAACGACCAGATAACGGAATGGGTAGATAATGTAGAACCCGGTGTTGGTATTCCGCCTCACATACATACAAATGAAGACGAGATTTTTAGGGTGATCAAAGGTCAAGTAGAGATAATGGTCAATGGAAAAACGGTAGTTTTAGAGGCAGGGGATACTGCATTTGCACCGAAAAACCTACCTCATTCTTGGAAAGTAGTTGGGACAGAAAAAGCAAAAATGATTACAAGTGCTTTCCCCTCCGGAATAGAAAAAATGTTTGAGGAATTAGCTGAATTACCTCCCGGTCCGCCTAATTTTGAAAAAGTCTCCAAGATTTGTGGGAATCACGGTATCTCATTTGTGAAATAA
- a CDS encoding helix-turn-helix domain-containing protein, translating into MTRNIKISRLTNRTVTSQEGDFYSVLWIKDAVQSITIDNTLYENIVSAVYFLKPNFKWKIIRKDTSISSGYVLYLPKNILEDPLFKNLHINEVRVFNTEQIPKVNLAPGIEIRIQAILEMLDELISTNLKHKESAILSLISTFFVYIDGKCNIKSSIDQNNAKSVLVYKFKKAINEHFSEFHEVGEYARKLNISDKYLHECVKEVLGTSAKHLIDEQLTMCARRELKFTDKTVKEIAYGMGFSSPEYFSYYFKKQTGKTPSQVRKE; encoded by the coding sequence ATGACCAGAAACATAAAAATATCACGACTTACAAATAGAACCGTAACAAGCCAGGAAGGCGACTTTTATTCAGTTCTTTGGATAAAGGATGCTGTGCAAAGCATTACAATAGACAACACTTTGTACGAAAACATTGTGAGTGCGGTTTATTTCCTGAAACCGAATTTTAAATGGAAAATAATACGCAAGGACACTTCAATTTCTTCAGGGTACGTACTATACCTTCCTAAAAACATTTTGGAAGATCCCTTGTTTAAAAATCTACACATCAATGAAGTAAGGGTTTTTAATACGGAGCAAATACCCAAAGTGAACTTGGCGCCCGGAATTGAAATACGCATACAGGCAATTCTTGAAATGCTTGACGAATTGATCAGCACCAATCTCAAACATAAAGAGAGCGCCATACTTTCATTAATCAGCACTTTCTTTGTCTATATTGACGGAAAGTGCAATATAAAATCATCAATTGATCAAAATAATGCAAAATCTGTTCTTGTATATAAATTCAAAAAAGCAATAAACGAACACTTTTCTGAGTTCCATGAAGTGGGCGAATATGCCCGGAAACTCAATATTTCTGATAAATACTTACACGAATGTGTGAAAGAGGTATTGGGTACAAGTGCGAAACACCTTATTGATGAGCAATTGACAATGTGCGCCAGGAGGGAATTAAAGTTCACCGACAAAACAGTAAAAGAAATAGCCTATGGTATGGGCTTCAGTTCCCCCGAATATTTTAGCTACTACTTTAAAAAACAAACAGGAAAGACCCCATCACAGGTAAGAAAAGAATGA
- a CDS encoding 1,4-dihydroxy-2-naphthoyl-CoA synthase, with protein MKSPNWQTAMEFEDITYKKCNGVARIAFNRPDVRNAFRPKTTSELYKAFYDAQEDTSIGVVLLSGEGPSSKDGKWAFCSGGDQKARGHKGYVGDDGYHRLNILEVQRLIRFMPKVVIAVVPGWAVGGGHSLHVVCDMTLASKEHAIFKQTDADVTSFDGGYGSAYLAKMVGQKKAREIFFLGRNYSAQEAFEMGMVNAVVSHNELEDTAYLWAQEVLAKSPTSIKMLKFAMNLTDDGMVGQQVFAGEATRLAYMTEEAKEGRNAFLEKRKPNFGKNKWIP; from the coding sequence ATGAAATCACCCAACTGGCAGACTGCCATGGAATTTGAGGATATTACCTATAAAAAATGTAACGGCGTGGCCCGCATTGCTTTTAACCGACCAGATGTGCGCAACGCCTTTCGACCCAAAACCACCAGTGAACTCTACAAGGCTTTTTACGATGCGCAAGAGGATACCTCCATCGGCGTGGTGTTGCTTTCTGGCGAGGGACCGTCCAGCAAAGATGGAAAATGGGCCTTTTGCAGTGGTGGTGACCAAAAGGCTAGGGGGCACAAAGGTTATGTGGGCGATGATGGTTACCACCGCCTCAACATTCTCGAAGTGCAACGCCTTATCCGCTTTATGCCCAAAGTGGTCATTGCCGTGGTGCCTGGTTGGGCCGTTGGGGGAGGGCATAGTTTGCATGTAGTCTGCGATATGACTTTGGCCAGTAAGGAACACGCCATTTTTAAACAAACCGATGCGGATGTGACCAGTTTTGATGGTGGATATGGGTCCGCCTATTTGGCAAAAATGGTAGGACAGAAAAAAGCGCGTGAGATTTTCTTTTTAGGCCGAAATTACTCCGCCCAAGAAGCTTTTGAAATGGGAATGGTAAATGCCGTTGTTTCCCATAACGAATTGGAAGACACCGCCTATCTATGGGCGCAAGAAGTGTTGGCCAAGTCGCCAACGTCCATTAAAATGCTCAAGTTTGCCATGAACCTTACCGATGATGGCATGGTAGGGCAGCAGGTTTTTGCTGGGGAAGCCACACGTTTGGCCTATATGACCGAGGAAGCCAAAGAAGGAAGAAATGCCTTTTTGGAGAAACGAAAACCTAACTTCGGAAAAAACAAATGGATTCCGTAA
- a CDS encoding DM13 domain-containing protein, whose amino-acid sequence MKINFIALIFSVLLVSCSSSSGSEDMVPEMDGTPMEGEMETQSTLMGEFVNAAHPTMGKVTVNEEHTSLFITDFKSDDGPLLEMYLSTDLEATNYISLGELKGLEGNFNYTIPNGETLDFTEYKYLMVWCVDFSVNFGHAVLE is encoded by the coding sequence ATGAAAATCAATTTTATAGCACTAATTTTTAGTGTACTTCTTGTTTCATGCTCCTCATCTTCCGGTTCAGAGGATATGGTACCTGAAATGGATGGAACCCCAATGGAAGGAGAAATGGAAACACAATCCACTCTAATGGGTGAATTTGTAAATGCTGCCCATCCTACCATGGGAAAAGTAACGGTAAACGAAGAACACACTTCTTTGTTCATCACCGATTTTAAATCTGATGATGGCCCCTTACTTGAAATGTATCTCTCTACAGATTTGGAAGCCACCAATTATATTTCTCTGGGAGAATTAAAAGGTCTCGAAGGCAACTTCAACTATACTATCCCCAATGGTGAGACCCTGGATTTTACCGAATACAAGTATTTAATGGTTTGGTGTGTTGACTTTTCAGTCAATTTTGGGCATGCTGTTTTAGAGTGA
- a CDS encoding serine hydrolase codes for MKLLKRILLLLLLVIGVVVYLNYPKLNIISGYAAKNVASGVYVAGRSEASMNLNDNNVPLVELATTEVNKAEESASSTVYGLMERTAVYRDGLGTVLINDDYDPSRLTIRPQRTKPMDTIPYPYGQAAPVDSIFAEVDMDQINQALAVAFANPEVQKTRTFLILYKGHLLAEKYIDGFDKDTPILGWSMTKSVLATCFGILEHQGKLEMDWPAPIADWKDDERKDITLNHLLRMQSGLEWDEDYSGISDVTKMLFLDSDMTQMQKEKEAIAKPTEIWNYSSGTTNLLSGILRQQFRSHQEYLDFPYSALIDKIGMYSMVLEADIAGNYVGSSYSWASTRDWARFGQLYLDRGAWNGEQIFDSEWVDYITTPTQHSNGTYGAHFWLNAEGKYPDVPKDLFSCNGYQGQYVFVIPSKDLVVVRTGLAEEPEFDVNRVLKAVVDAIGE; via the coding sequence ATGAAACTACTTAAGCGCATTTTACTGCTCCTATTGCTTGTAATTGGAGTGGTGGTTTACCTGAATTATCCCAAATTGAATATCATCTCTGGCTATGCGGCCAAAAATGTGGCCTCTGGAGTCTACGTCGCAGGCCGTTCTGAAGCTTCCATGAATCTGAATGACAACAATGTCCCTTTGGTGGAATTGGCAACAACCGAAGTGAACAAAGCGGAGGAATCAGCTTCTTCCACAGTGTATGGCCTCATGGAACGAACCGCGGTATATCGTGATGGGTTGGGAACTGTTCTCATTAATGATGATTACGATCCGAGCAGGCTTACCATTCGACCCCAAAGAACCAAACCCATGGATACGATTCCATATCCATACGGGCAAGCAGCACCAGTAGATTCCATTTTCGCTGAGGTTGATATGGACCAAATCAATCAAGCCTTGGCAGTGGCCTTTGCCAATCCTGAGGTACAGAAAACACGAACTTTCTTGATTCTATATAAAGGTCATTTACTCGCAGAGAAATATATTGATGGATTTGATAAAGACACGCCCATTTTGGGGTGGTCCATGACCAAAAGTGTATTGGCCACCTGTTTCGGAATTTTGGAACATCAAGGAAAATTGGAAATGGACTGGCCCGCGCCAATTGCCGATTGGAAGGATGATGAACGGAAGGACATCACCCTGAACCATTTGCTGCGTATGCAAAGCGGACTGGAATGGGATGAAGACTATAGCGGCATATCGGATGTGACCAAGATGCTGTTCTTGGATAGCGATATGACCCAAATGCAGAAAGAAAAGGAAGCCATAGCCAAGCCTACCGAAATTTGGAATTACTCCTCAGGAACCACCAATTTGCTTTCCGGGATTCTTCGGCAGCAATTTCGAAGCCATCAAGAGTATTTAGACTTTCCCTATTCCGCTTTGATTGATAAAATAGGCATGTATTCCATGGTCTTGGAGGCTGATATTGCCGGAAACTATGTGGGTTCTTCATACTCTTGGGCGAGCACACGGGATTGGGCACGCTTTGGCCAATTGTATTTGGATAGAGGCGCTTGGAACGGGGAGCAAATCTTTGATTCGGAATGGGTGGATTACATCACTACCCCTACCCAACATTCCAATGGCACTTATGGTGCACACTTTTGGCTGAATGCAGAAGGAAAATATCCCGATGTGCCCAAAGACCTGTTTTCCTGCAACGGATATCAGGGGCAATATGTGTTTGTGATTCCTTCCAAGGATTTGGTTGTGGTACGGACGGGTCTCGCAGAGGAGCCGGAATTTGATGTGAATCGGGTATTGAAAGCTGTAGTAGATGCCATTGGTGAATAA
- a CDS encoding pirin family protein: MSNIGLIIEERSRDIGDFLVGRLIPFRKKRMIGPFIFIDHMGPTELGPARYMDVNQHPHLGLSTLTFMLDGEIMHEDSLGTQQRIKPGSVNWMTAGKGVTHTERTPGDMRDGTLFTAHGYQIWVALPKELEEMEPQFHHIDGADLPKWKEDTAEFTLVAGKGYGKESPVPVHSELFMVEVKNEETYSLNVNGKLKGEIGICIVEGSIEACGEVVDKGNILVSKVEDTCNIILQPNTHLLLFGGEPFPEERHIYWNFVSSNKDKIEAAKEAWRNKTFPMMENDDTYVPLPE; encoded by the coding sequence ATGTCCAACATTGGATTGATCATAGAAGAACGCAGCAGGGATATTGGGGATTTTTTAGTAGGCCGACTTATCCCTTTTCGAAAGAAACGAATGATAGGCCCATTCATTTTTATTGACCATATGGGCCCCACGGAACTCGGCCCAGCTAGATATATGGACGTGAACCAGCACCCCCATTTGGGACTTTCCACCTTGACCTTTATGTTGGATGGTGAAATTATGCATGAGGACAGTTTGGGGACCCAACAGCGCATCAAACCCGGTTCTGTAAACTGGATGACGGCTGGAAAAGGGGTTACCCATACCGAACGGACCCCAGGGGATATGCGTGATGGAACACTATTCACGGCCCATGGCTATCAAATTTGGGTGGCTTTACCGAAGGAATTGGAAGAAATGGAACCCCAGTTTCATCATATTGATGGAGCCGACTTACCGAAATGGAAGGAGGATACCGCTGAATTCACTTTAGTAGCAGGCAAAGGTTATGGAAAGGAATCTCCGGTACCCGTACATTCCGAATTATTTATGGTGGAAGTGAAAAACGAAGAAACATATTCATTGAACGTGAACGGAAAACTGAAAGGCGAAATCGGTATTTGTATTGTGGAAGGTAGTATTGAGGCTTGCGGAGAAGTGGTCGACAAAGGAAATATTTTGGTCTCCAAAGTGGAAGACACTTGTAACATCATTTTGCAACCGAATACCCATCTTTTGCTGTTTGGTGGCGAACCTTTTCCAGAGGAACGACATATTTATTGGAATTTTGTGTCTTCCAACAAGGACAAAATTGAAGCAGCCAAAGAGGCATGGCGCAACAAAACCTTCCCCATGATGGAAAATGATGACACCTATGTACCGCTGCCTGAGTAA